One genomic window of Syngnathus acus chromosome 11, fSynAcu1.2, whole genome shotgun sequence includes the following:
- the LOC119130218 gene encoding uncharacterized protein LOC119130218 — protein MFSLGSKGIAKLLAMNDNASLWLGADASIKRDGDKWTDGSSFSYLHPSAGVTEGGECLFLLTGSGDWKRDKCDKKRGYVCKKRGKTHQLPPHDGYKEELLCQDDWKSLECPDERVIRIRSAFHGRERGDVCPSGGGSRDDCRVEGALRHFRGLCDNYQICPIYPIYLTDTDSCPGVSKYLRVVYSCEKKVCLDRLGIADGRIPDSSFSASSSAINAEPHKARLGGSGCWRPSKMFGSWIQVNLGQNFKVTGIETQKCTYQGQSSSVFAMQFSIDGVTWYRHPKQPSVGMYILTRPVFAQYVRLLPMFSGLRFDVLGCRSDGTARDILCSSTATDLSLDGSMTVRCPLGCAQAGYKVYGTRLYKQDSNICAAAIHSGVIENQIVGDVTLLKKLPQKAYNSSTCNGIISKVYVDKLAPSPSYTFADTEPRCLGPDWEEFADFCYKRFDDTKTWYGARHSCWGLDANLVSIRSEAERDWLQDLLKSAPVDTWTGLNDLVNRGRFVWSDRQKVTFANWAPGKPTGLMENCVATLSQSGKWKNMSCIELNGYVCKMPTARYPLDLESANVICE, from the exons atgttctccttggGATCCAAAGGTATCGCCAAGCTTCTGGCGATGAATGATAACGCCTCCctgtggttgggcgccgaCGCCTCCATCAAGCGTGACGGCGACAagtggactgacggatccTCCTTCTCTTACCTCCACCCGAGTGCAG gtgTCACTGAAGGGGGGGAATGTCTTTTCTTGCTCACTGGCAGCGGCGACTGGAAGCGCGACAAGTGCGACAAGAAGAGaggctacgtctgcaagaaaagag GAAAGACACATCAGCTGCCGCCGCATGACG gctacaaggaggaGCTTCTCTGCCAAGACGATTGGAAATCCCTCGAATGTCCCGATGAAAGAGTCATCCGCATACGGTCGGCTTTCCATGGACGGGAGCGTGGCGACGTCTGTCCGAGTGGCGGCGGATCACGCG ATGACTGCAGGGTGGAAGGGGCTCTCCGTCACTTCAGAGGATTGTGTGACAACTATCAGATTTGCCCCATTTACCCCATTTACCTTACGGATACGGACTCCTGCCCTGGTGTCTCCAAATACCTCCGCGTCGTCTACAGCTGTGAGAAGAAAG TGTGTCTTGATCGTCTGGGCATCGCTGACGGGAGAATCCCAGACTCCTCTTTTtcagcctcttcctctgcgATCAATGCCGAACCTCACAAAGCGCGCCTGGGGGGCAGCGGTTGCTGGAGACCCTCCAAAATGt TCGGCAGCTGGATCCAGGTGAACCTTGGTCAGAACTTCAAGGTGACAGGCATTGAGACCCAGAAGTGTACATACCAAGGGCAAAGTTCCAGCGTATTTGCGATGCAGTTCAGTATTGACGGAGTGACTTGGTATCGCCACCCAAAGCAG CCTTCTGTGGGGATGTATATTCTAACCAGGCCCGTGTTCGCCCAGTACGTCCGCCTCCTGCCAATGTTTTCGGGCCTACGCTTTGACGTCTTGGGGTGCAGGTCTGACGGCACCGCTCGCG ACATCTTATGCAGCAGCACAGCCACCGACCTCAGCCTCGACGGTTCAATGAC GGTGCGGTGCCCACTGGGCTGCGCCCAAGCCGGCTACAAGGTCTACGGAACACGGCTCTACAAACAG GACTCAAACATCTGCGCGGCCGCTATTCACTCGGGCGTCATTGAGAACCAGATCGTAGGAGATGTGACTTTGCTGAAGAAACTGCCACAGAAAGCCTACAACAGCTCCACGTGTAACGGAATCATCTCGAAAGT ATATGTTGACAAATTGGCTCCGTCTCCGTCTTACACTTTTGCTGACACGG AGCCGAGATGCTTGGGACCTGactgggaggagtttgcggACTTCTGCTACAAACGTTTTGATGATACAAAGACGTGGTACGGCGCTCGACACTCCTGCTGGGGTCTCGATGCCAATCTGGTGTCCATTCGCTCCGAGGCTGAGCGGGATTGGCTGCAGGACCTCTTGAAGTCTG CCCCTGTAGACACGTGGACCGGACTGAACGACCTGGTCAATCGCGGCAGATTCGTGTGGTCGGACCGCCAGAAGGTGACCTTCGCCAACTGGGCTCCGGGAAAACCTACCGGCCTGATGGAGAATTGCGTGGCCACCTTGAGCCAG TCTGGCAAATGGAAGAATATGTCCTGCATAGAATTAAACGGCTACGTGTGCAAGATGCCCACAGCGCGTTATCCGCTGGATTTGGAAAGTGCCAATGTAATTTGCGAGTAA